In Silene latifolia isolate original U9 population chromosome 3, ASM4854445v1, whole genome shotgun sequence, a single window of DNA contains:
- the LOC141647624 gene encoding uncharacterized protein LOC141647624: MPRHKKKKGIEGKKRGSISQEKDKIFLHAVVHDEEKFNYGKFLTIDLKKGQVSECPYALLAEQGLNSMVSIGSVIYVVGGIKPDGMKCNKRPPNSSSGNKKGIYHKGMSFLDLNSDSNPGWVEAPYFHDTPDCSPSVLAFAGKIYVFVNGDSQAGIFDPTSNSWETLLPPPDHSIFDIICTRSAVPDPVNNRILLDFGRMGCYYAYYPDERRWEKVVEFIPFFPKHVFADGVFYVYNPKMPDIVEAYDVSSKQWLNIEFTSEVHYRVWRYEFDDMFYLGNGLICLAGYSPNYDLPGTRTNLFIAKIRFHRSTARPTHLVATPFPLEIYTLDPPYSAIQSFLPI; this comes from the coding sequence atGCCAAGACACAAGAAGAAAAAGGGGATTGAGGGAAAGAAGCGTGGTTCTATTTCACAGGAGAAGGACAAAATATTTTTGCACGCAGTGGTACATGATGAGGAAAAGTTTAACTAtggtaaatttttgacaattgaTTTGAAAAAAGGGCAAGTATCTGAATGCCCTTATGCTCTATTAGCTGAGCAGGGCTTGAATTCAATGGTGTCTATCGGGTCAGTGATCTATGTTGTGGGTGGTATAAAACCTGATGGGATGAAGTGTAATAAAAGACCACCTAATTCTTCATCCGGCAACAAAAAAGGCATCTATCACAAGGGCATGTCTTTTCTAGATTTGAATTCGGATTCGAATCCGGGTTGGGTTGAAGCCCCTTATTTCCACGATACTCCTGATTGTTCCCCTTCCGTTTTGGCCTTTGCTGGTAAGATTTATGTGTTTGTTAATGGTGATTCCCAAGCCGGAATCTTTGATCCTACTTCAAACAGTTGGGAGACTCTGCTTCCACCTCCTGACCACAGCATTTTCGATATAATCTGTACTAGGTCCGCTGTTCCCGATCCTGTTAACAATCGTATCCTACTCGACTTCGGTCGCATGGGTTGCTACTATGCTTACTACCCTGATGAAAGACGTTGGGAAAAAGTTGTCGAATTTATTCCTTTTTTTCCCAAACACGTCTTTGCTGATGGCGTGTTTTATGTATATAATCCCAAAATGCCGGATATAGTGGAGGCGTATGATGTTTCTTCCAAACAGTGGCTTAACATTGAGTTTACCTCAGAAGTTCACTATCGAGTTTGGAGATATGAGTTTGATGATATGTTTTATTTAGGCAATGGCCTTATTTGTTTGGCTGGTTATTCTCCTAATTATGACCTACCCGGCACTCGGACTAACTTGTTTATTGCCAAGATCAGATTCCACCGATCTACTGCCCGCCCCACTCACCTTGTTGCCACCCCGTTTCCCCTCGAGATTTATACTCTCGACCCTCCTTACTCAGCTATCCAGAGCTTCTTGCCTATCTAG